GATCAGTTAATAATATTTTTATTCTATTTAAAGAAATTTTTTTATTAGTATATGGAAAAGTAATATTTGTTTTTATTGTTTTTTTTGGAATTTTATTATATCCATATATTTTAATAATTTCTTCAATCAAATCTTCTTCAATTTTAATATCAAAACGCCATGATGGAATATAAACTATCCAAAATTTATTTTTTTTAATTATTTTAAATTGTAATGATATTAAAATTTTAGAAATTTTTTTATTAGAAATATAATAACCAATTAATTTATTAATTTTTTTTTTAGTAAGTAAAATTTTTTTAATTTTAGGAAGATATTCATTATTAACTATTTGAATAATTTTATTTGGAATACCTTTAAGAAAATTTGTTATTAGTTCTGTAATTTTATTTAAAGAAATTTTTTGTATATTGTAATCTACACCTCGTTCAAAACGATTTGAAATATGTGTAAATAATTTATATTTCTTTGTAGTTTGATAAATATATGAAGGATCTAGATAGTATGCTATTAATAAAATGTTTTTGCTTTTTTTTCTGATTTTAGCATGTTTTCCACTACAAATACCTGCTAATGATAAAATATTTGTTCGATCTTTAATAATTAAAGTTTTTTTATCTAAAATAATGTTTTCTTTATTATTTAAAGAAAATTTTTCTCCATTTTTTGCCATTTTTATTTGAATAAATTGTTCTATTTTATCTAAATCATAAAATTCTATTGGTTGTCCAATTTCCAGTGTCATGTAGTTACAAATATCTTGAATAGGATTTACAGGTAGGATTTCATTTATTTTTAGTATTTCCTTAATCCATAGAGGAGTTTTTAAGTTTATTTTGATATTTTTTATAATTTGTACAAGAAATCTTGGACATATTTCTGGATTATCTACTATAACTGATAAAGATTTAGATGATTTTTGATCATTTGTTCTTTTTTTAAAAAGATAAATCTTAGGTTTTTTATTTAAAAAAGCTAAGATATCTCTTGTTATACCTAATATATTTAAATGATCCGGTCTATTATATAAAGCATTAACTTCAAAAATATAATCTTTAATTTGTAAATATTGACTTATATTTGAACCAACTATTGCATTATTTTGAAACTTTATGATTCCATTTTTTTTATTATAAATTTCTAACTCTTTATATACACATAAATATCCTTGAGATTTTTGATTATTGATTGTACTCGATATAATTTTATTAAAAAAGATACTTTCTGTTGTTGCTACTGCTAGTTTTGTATTTTTTTTTATTTTTGTAATATTTGAAATAACGTTAATTATTTTTTTTCCAATATTAACTTTAAATAAACATTTTTTTTTATTTTGATCGTATAAAACTTTTTCTATAATTTCTCCAATAATTATTCCAGGATATTTGTTTTTTGTAATGTACGTGTTATTTATTTCTAATCCTATCATTGTAATAATTTGATGTAGTTGTTTAATATGAATCGGAAATTGAATCCATTTTTTTAATAAAAAAGTGCTTAATTTCATTTTTTTAAACCAAATTTATCTAAATTGTTTCAGAAAGCTAATATGATTTTGAAAAAATAAACGTAAATCTTTAATGTTATATTTTAACATTGCTAATCTTTCTATGCCTATTCCAAATGCTAATCCAGAATAAACATTCTGATCTATATTTGCATGATTTAAAATTTTAGGATGTATAATTCCACACCCTAAAATTTCTAACCATTTTTTTTCTTTTGTTAAAATATCTATTTCAGCAGATGGTTCAGTAAAAGGAAAATAAGATGGTCGAAATCTTATAATTATTTTTTTTTTAAAAAAATAATTTAAAAATTTATATAATATATATTTTAAAAAAGAAAAGTTTATATTTTTATCTATTATAATACCTTCTGTTTGATGAAACATTGGTGTATGTGTTTTATCATAATCATTACGGTACACACGACCAGATGCTATAAATTTAATAGGTGGTATTTGATTTTTTATAGTTCTAATTTGAATACTAGACATTTGAGTACGTAATAAAAAATTCTTATCAATCCAAAAACTGTCTGTTTTTTTTCTTGATGGATGATTTTTATCAATATTTAGAGAATCAAAATTAAAATATTTATTTTCTATTTCAGAACCTGTTTTAATAGAAAAACCAGACATGACAAAGAAATCTTCTATACAATTTATTGTATGAGTAATAGGATGTAAACTTCCTATTTCTTTATTTCTACCTTCTAATGTTATATCAAAATAGTTAATTTTATTATTTTTTTGAAATAAATATTTTTTTATTGATTTTTTTTTCTTTTTTATTAATTCTTCTATATTTTTTTTTAAAATATTTATTTCTTTTAATTTTTCTATTTTTTTTTCTTTTAATTGTATTTCTTTAGCTTTAGATAATTCTAATTTAATGTACCCTTTTTTACCTAAAAAATTAACTCTGATGTTATTTAGTTCATCTATATTATTAATTTTATAAATTTTTTCTTTAATTTTTTGGACTAATTTTAAATAATTGTTCATAATTTTATTTTTTTTACATTATAAACCATTTAAAAATCTTTTTTATAAGATTTTTAAACGGTATTTAATGTTTTAAATAAGTTTCATTTATTATATTTTTTTTTAGATTTATATTTTTTTAAGAACAGTTTATTTTTTTGTGATTAACGTTACACGCTTCTTTTGATTTTTGAATTAAATAAGAAAAAGTTGATTTATCAAAAATAGCAATATCAGACAAATTTTTTCTATTTATTTTTATTGATGCTTTTTTTAATCCATATATAAAATTATTATAAGACATATTATATAAACGAGTTGCTGCATTTATTCTTATAATCCATAATTTTCTAAATTGTCTTTTTTTTTGACGTCTATCACGATAAGAATATTGATTAGATTTGATTACTGCTTGATGAGCAACACGATAAACACGAGAACGTGCTCCAAAATATCCCTTTGCTTGTTTTAATATTTTTTTATGTCGTGTTTTAGCAACTACTCCACGTTTAACACGAGGCATTTTATTCTCCTTTTTTTAAATAAAAAATCAAAAATAAATATTTTATATTTTTAAATATAAGGTAATCCAATACTAATTTTTGATAAATCAGATTTTTTAAGAATTTTTTTTAATCTTAAATGTCGTTTACGTTTTGTTGTTTTTTTTGTTAAAATATGACGCAAATTAGATTGTTTTCTTTTTAACGATCCTTTTGCTGTTTTTTTAAATCGTTTTGAAAAACTTCGAATCGTTTTTATTTTATACATTTTTTATATTAATACTCCTTGAAAATACATTTTTTTATTGAAAAAAATGTAATCAATGTTTTTCATTATTTTTTTTTGGAATCAAAATCATAATCATTTGTCTAGATTCAATTTTTGTTGGAAAAGATTCTACTATAGAAATCGTAGACAAATCTTGTTTGATTCTATTTAACATATCAATGCCTATTTTTTGATGCGATATTTCTCTTCCTCTAAATCGTAATGTAATTTTTATTTTATTTCCATTTTTTAAAAATTCTACTACTTTTTTTAATTTAATTTGATAATCACTTTTATCAGTTACAGGACGAAATTTAATTTCTTTTATTTGAATAATCTTTTGTTTTTTTTTCTGTTCTTTAATTATTTTATTTTTTTGATAAAGAAATTTACCATAATTCATAATTTTACAAACTGGAGGAATTGCATTAGGACTTATTTCCACCAAATCAAGATTAGCTTCTTCTGCTATATTTAAAGCTTTTTTTAAATTTAATACACCTATTTTTTCTCCATTTATTCCTATTAATCGTATTTCAGAAGAACGAATTTCTTTATTAATTCGATTAGGACGATTTTTTTTTTTTTTCACTTTTGATATTTTATTCCTCTATTGAATAGAAATTTTTTTATAGATTTCTTTAATAATCTTTTTTCCAAAATTTTGAATATTATAATTCCCTAAAAATTTTCCAAAACAATTTCTAACAAAAACAGTTTCTGAATTTATTTCATTTTCTCCACAAATTAAAATATAAGGAACACGATTAATTGAGTGTTCTCTTATTTTAAAACTAATTTTTTCATTCCTTAAATCTGATTTAACACGTAATCCCATATTCATTAATTCTTTTAATATTTTTTGTACATAATTTATTTGTTTTTTTGTAATACTTAACACTACAACTTGTAGTGGTGCTAACCAAATTGGTAGATAGCCATTATGTTCTTCAATAAGTATTCCAATAAATCTTTCAATTGATCCTAAAATAGCACGATGAATCATTACTGGTATCTTTTTTTGGTTATTTTGGTCTATATAAAATGCTCCTAGACGCATAGGTAAAGAAAAATCTAATTGTATTGTACCACATTGCCAAGCACGGTTTAATGAATCATATAAAGTAAATTCAATTTTTGGTCCATAAAACGCCCCTTCTCCATGTTTATAATTAAATTTAATATTATCAAGTGCGATTTTTAGTTGTTCTTCAGAGATTTCCCATTCTTTTTTTGTGCCTATATAATTTTTAGGTTTAGTAGCTAAATATACTTCAATTTTTTTAAATCCAAAAGTTTGATAGATATCAAAAACCATACTAATACATTTTTTTATTTCATCTATTATTTGTTTTTTTGTGCAAAATATATGTGCATCATCTTGTGTAAATTCCATAACACGCATTAGTCCATGTAGTGATCCTGATGGTTCTTTTCTATAGCAACTACCAAATTCTGCAAAACGAATAGGTAAGTCTCGATATGATTTTAAATGTTGTTTATATAATTCTATATGTCCAGGGCAATTCATTGGTTTAATACAAAATTTTTGATGTTCTGATGATGTAGTAAATATGTTTAATTTATAATTTTTCCAATGTCCAGTTTTTTTCCAAATATTATGTTCTAACATTATGGGACTTTTTACTTCTTGATATTGATATTCTTGTAATTTAATTTGTATAAATTTCTTTAATTCATTAAAAATAATTAATCCATTCGGATTCCAGTATATCATACCTGGAGCACATTTATTGATGTGATACAGATTTAATTTTTTATTTAAAATTCTATGATCTCTATCTTGCTTTTCTTCTATTTTTTTTGAATCATTCATTTTTTTTACCTAATTAAATATTACATATTTTTTATATATTTTTTAAAGTATTATTTTTAATAATTTTAAACTAAAAAAGTAAGTTTTGTTAATATAAAAATATATGTTCAATACTTTTTTTAGAAGTTTTTTTGTTTAATTAAGGCATATTTTTAAAAAATATAAAAATAATTATGATTATTATAAATAACTTATAGTTTTTTAGAATATAAAAAAATCCACTTATTCTTTTCAAATATTGATGTATTACTAATTGTTTAAAAAAGATATTTATGATTTCAATTTTTTATATAAAACTAATTTGTTCTAATTGATAGGTTAATTATGAAAATAGTGTTGACATATAAAAATTATAGTTGATAATAATTCTCAATTCAAATAGAAAATTAATAATTTTATGTTAAAAAAAAAATTGTCCTTAATTTTATTATTTTTATTTCCATTAATATCCTATGCAAAAAAATTTACAATAGTTACAACTTTTACTATTATACAAAATATAGCTCAGAAT
The window above is part of the Arsenophonus sp. genome. Proteins encoded here:
- the rpmI gene encoding 50S ribosomal protein L35, yielding MYKIKTIRSFSKRFKKTAKGSLKRKQSNLRHILTKKTTKRKRHLRLKKILKKSDLSKISIGLPYI
- the rplT gene encoding 50S ribosomal protein L20, whose translation is MPRVKRGVVAKTRHKKILKQAKGYFGARSRVYRVAHQAVIKSNQYSYRDRRQKKRQFRKLWIIRINAATRLYNMSYNNFIYGLKKASIKINRKNLSDIAIFDKSTFSYLIQKSKEACNVNHKKINCS
- the pheT gene encoding phenylalanine--tRNA ligase subunit beta, with the translated sequence MKLSTFLLKKWIQFPIHIKQLHQIITMIGLEINNTYITKNKYPGIIIGEIIEKVLYDQNKKKCLFKVNIGKKIINVISNITKIKKNTKLAVATTESIFFNKIISSTINNQKSQGYLCVYKELEIYNKKNGIIKFQNNAIVGSNISQYLQIKDYIFEVNALYNRPDHLNILGITRDILAFLNKKPKIYLFKKRTNDQKSSKSLSVIVDNPEICPRFLVQIIKNIKINLKTPLWIKEILKINEILPVNPIQDICNYMTLEIGQPIEFYDLDKIEQFIQIKMAKNGEKFSLNNKENIILDKKTLIIKDRTNILSLAGICSGKHAKIRKKSKNILLIAYYLDPSYIYQTTKKYKLFTHISNRFERGVDYNIQKISLNKITELITNFLKGIPNKIIQIVNNEYLPKIKKILLTKKKINKLIGYYISNKKISKILISLQFKIIKKNKFWIVYIPSWRFDIKIEEDLIEEIIKIYGYNKIPKKTIKTNITFPYTNKKISLNRIKILLTDRGYHEVVSYSFVSPKIQKLLFPDEKKSVFILNPISKDMSVMRRSLLIGLITTLIYNKKRQENKFRFFESGIKFVQDKTKEFGIRQDLMISAIISGYRFKEQWTDKKRNVDFFDIKGDVESILELIGKLKFATFKPIQSLKLNPHKSTGIYIKEKYVGYLGMLSYEIHNILNLNQETYVFELYWEKMSDIIIPKFQEISFFPKNYRDISIIINNNISAFNILQTCREIKTNYKIKISIFDLFYHENIGENYKSISIRFEIQNHHKTLKEIEIDSIINKYIHILKEKFNILLRNKKI
- the infC gene encoding translation initiation factor IF-3, with translation MSKVKKKKNRPNRINKEIRSSEIRLIGINGEKIGVLNLKKALNIAEEANLDLVEISPNAIPPVCKIMNYGKFLYQKNKIIKEQKKKQKIIQIKEIKFRPVTDKSDYQIKLKKVVEFLKNGNKIKITLRFRGREISHQKIGIDMLNRIKQDLSTISIVESFPTKIESRQMIMILIPKKNNEKH
- the pheS gene encoding phenylalanine--tRNA ligase subunit alpha — encoded protein: MNNYLKLVQKIKEKIYKINNIDELNNIRVNFLGKKGYIKLELSKAKEIQLKEKKIEKLKEINILKKNIEELIKKKKKSIKKYLFQKNNKINYFDITLEGRNKEIGSLHPITHTINCIEDFFVMSGFSIKTGSEIENKYFNFDSLNIDKNHPSRKKTDSFWIDKNFLLRTQMSSIQIRTIKNQIPPIKFIASGRVYRNDYDKTHTPMFHQTEGIIIDKNINFSFLKYILYKFLNYFFKKKIIIRFRPSYFPFTEPSAEIDILTKEKKWLEILGCGIIHPKILNHANIDQNVYSGLAFGIGIERLAMLKYNIKDLRLFFQNHISFLKQFR